A window of Proteus columbae contains these coding sequences:
- the ubiI gene encoding FAD-dependent 2-octaprenylphenol hydroxylase produces the protein MKSFDVVIAGGGMVGLALASGLHGCGLRIAIIENHPVTTLFHPQDDFSLRVSAINTASEMLLKKLGVWENLQALRTAPYQGMEVWDQDSFGRIEFSAQKEGFSHLGSIIENNLIREVLWQKCESHSDITFYSSTQIERVVWGENDAFITLNDGEMLTARLVVGADGANSWLRKHADIPLTFWDYEHHALVATIRTEQPHENVARQVFHGEGILAFLPLSDPHTCSIVWSLPSNLAERYKSAEKSLFERTLGVTFDMRLGQCELISDRMTIPLTGRYARQFAAPRLALLGDAAHTIHPLAGQGVNLGFMDVAELIGEIRRLKAEGKDFGEYLYLRRFERRRKHAAAVMLASMQGFRELFAGNNPVKKLVRDIGLSLADSLPGVKPKLLEQAMGLSDLPEWLSNKNFTSVEKI, from the coding sequence ATGAAATCATTTGATGTTGTTATTGCTGGTGGTGGAATGGTTGGGCTTGCATTAGCCAGCGGATTACACGGGTGTGGATTACGTATAGCGATAATAGAAAATCACCCAGTAACGACGCTTTTTCACCCACAAGATGATTTTTCATTACGCGTATCTGCTATTAATACAGCCAGTGAAATGCTGCTGAAAAAACTAGGTGTTTGGGAAAATTTGCAAGCATTACGAACAGCACCTTATCAAGGCATGGAAGTTTGGGATCAAGATAGCTTTGGCCGTATTGAGTTTTCAGCACAAAAAGAAGGATTCAGTCACTTAGGCTCTATTATCGAAAATAACCTTATTCGTGAAGTGCTTTGGCAAAAATGTGAAAGCCATAGTGATATTACCTTCTATTCATCAACACAAATTGAGCGTGTAGTGTGGGGGGAAAACGATGCTTTCATTACCCTTAATGATGGCGAAATGTTAACCGCAAGACTTGTTGTGGGCGCTGATGGTGCTAATTCATGGCTACGTAAACATGCTGATATTCCACTGACGTTTTGGGACTATGAACATCACGCATTAGTTGCCACTATTCGTACCGAGCAACCTCATGAAAATGTTGCGCGCCAAGTTTTTCATGGCGAAGGTATTTTGGCATTTCTGCCTCTTTCTGATCCTCATACTTGTTCTATTGTTTGGTCTTTACCAAGCAACCTTGCTGAACGTTATAAAAGCGCAGAAAAAAGCTTATTTGAGCGCACATTGGGTGTGACCTTTGATATGCGTTTAGGTCAATGTGAATTAATAAGTGATCGCATGACCATACCATTAACAGGTCGTTATGCTCGCCAATTTGCCGCTCCTCGCTTAGCGTTACTAGGCGATGCTGCTCATACTATCCACCCTTTAGCTGGACAAGGTGTTAACCTTGGTTTTATGGATGTCGCAGAGTTAATTGGTGAAATTCGCCGCTTAAAAGCTGAAGGTAAAGATTTTGGTGAATATCTCTATTTGAGACGATTTGAACGCCGCCGCAAACATGCAGCCGCGGTGATGTTGGCAAGTATGCAAGGATTTCGTGAACTTTTTGCTGGCAATAACCCTGTTAAAAAACTGGTTCGAGATATCGGT
- the ubiH gene encoding 2-octaprenyl-6-methoxyphenyl hydroxylase: MNVIIVGGGMAGATLALALCALNKGKISISLIEAREPDNGHPGFDARAIALAHGTAKRLEQIGLWSTLKPFVTPINHVHVSDKGHCGFVNIHAQDYDISALGYVIELHDAGRQLFAKLKKQSNITLYCPAKVEQVQRNIDSVEVTLDDGSQLSGDLLIAADGTHSPIGHQCHIQWQREPYHQVAVIANVKTEIDPQGKAFERFTEFGPLAMLPMSEGRSSLVWCHPIEKLDEVSQWDDETTIAHLQRDFGWRLGKIEHIGKRNCYPLALQKANQIIGHRLALVGNASQTLHPIAGQGFNLGLRDVMALANTITQAINANTDIGSYRVLSQYQQLRQQDREKTISITDGLVKVFANRCVPLIVSRNLGLMTMELLPMMRDKLAHQTLGWTD; the protein is encoded by the coding sequence ATGAATGTGATTATTGTGGGTGGTGGAATGGCAGGTGCGACATTAGCACTTGCTCTCTGTGCATTAAATAAAGGTAAGATTTCAATTTCGTTAATTGAAGCAAGAGAGCCTGACAATGGGCACCCTGGGTTTGATGCAAGAGCCATCGCATTAGCACATGGAACAGCGAAACGGTTAGAGCAAATCGGGCTTTGGTCAACATTAAAACCTTTTGTCACTCCCATTAATCATGTTCATGTCTCTGATAAAGGTCATTGTGGTTTTGTTAATATTCATGCACAAGACTATGATATCTCAGCACTGGGTTATGTTATTGAATTGCATGATGCTGGGCGTCAGCTTTTTGCTAAGTTAAAAAAACAATCTAATATCACGCTTTATTGCCCCGCTAAAGTTGAACAAGTTCAACGTAATATCGATTCTGTTGAGGTAACACTTGATGATGGTTCGCAATTATCGGGTGATTTACTGATTGCTGCTGATGGTACTCATTCACCTATTGGTCACCAGTGCCATATTCAATGGCAACGAGAGCCTTACCATCAAGTGGCAGTGATCGCTAATGTCAAAACAGAAATTGATCCTCAAGGCAAAGCTTTTGAGCGTTTTACGGAGTTTGGTCCATTAGCCATGTTACCAATGAGTGAAGGGCGTAGCTCATTAGTATGGTGTCATCCTATTGAAAAATTGGATGAAGTTTCACAGTGGGATGATGAAACAACTATCGCACATTTACAGCGTGACTTTGGCTGGCGTTTAGGAAAGATAGAGCATATTGGTAAGCGAAATTGCTACCCTTTAGCGCTACAAAAAGCTAATCAAATTATTGGTCATCGTTTAGCGTTAGTTGGAAATGCCTCGCAAACACTTCATCCTATTGCAGGACAAGGTTTTAACCTTGGTTTACGTGATGTTATGGCTCTCGCCAATACGATCACCCAAGCGATTAATGCCAATACTGATATTGGTAGTTATCGAGTACTCTCTCAATATCAACAACTTCGCCAACAAGATAGAGAAAAAACAATCTCTATTACTGATGGGTTGGTGAAAGTGTTTGCAAATCGTTGTGTGCCACTGATTGTTTCTCGCAACTTAGGGCTAATGACGATGGAATTACTCCCAATGATGAGAGATAAATTGGCGCATCAAACACTTGGCTGGACAGACTAG